The Setaria viridis chromosome 2, Setaria_viridis_v4.0, whole genome shotgun sequence DNA window TTTCAGTCGTATTTGATTTATGGGGACGAAGATCTATGTTATATTTGATTGAAATATATagtataatataatatatgtttTACTTTGCAGAATTTATTTTCTATCCATTAGCAACGCAATAGTATATAGAAATACTATTCATGATTGATCATGGTTGCATGCAAACATTTAATGATTTGTTGACAGCCAAAACAGATAGCAGCTGTCTGTGGGTTGTACGAGCTGTCTATTTAGCCGTCTATGTTGTAAATTCCAAGAACTTAGAGACAGCAGCTGTCTCACTGTTGTACATGCCCTTATGTTGCAGGTTCGTTCTCCAAAGAAAATCTTttatctttcctttttttagtTCGCTTTCACGATTCTTGCACATAAGGAGGAATGTCAATCTATCCCAGCTAATCCTGCGCACTGATCACGCAGTTCTTTGATCAGGTCGAAGCAGCCCGTTACGAAGGTAGGAGTCGCTTGATACTAGTGGAGCACGTTATTTAATATAAAAGCTCGCTGTCTAATGGCATACATCAGGCCTACGGTATATATATCTAATGAAAATATTAAACATCTGATCATGCAGTTCATCTCTTCTATTATTTCATCAACAAATAGTTGACATCATGGGGAGTGGAGTACACAACATGCACGGCGCACATTGACACATGACACTAACAAATCAAAGCAACACTAAAAATTGATGATAATTCATCAGCTTAAGGCTGATGAACGATGAACCGGACAGACTGACGCGTGCATCCATGTACGAGACAAACTACTCTATCCTCCTAATCTTGTCgctgcttccgccgccgccggcggcggccatcacAGCTGTTTCCGAAGACCTCTTGGGGCTCGCGATGGCCTTGGCCTTAGCCGCCTTCGCCTGCAGCTCGCGGGCCACCAGGGCCCTCAGCCGCAGGAGATGCTGCTCGTGCGCGGCCAGCTCCGGCGCCCCCATCGCCGACACGTCCCTGGCCACCGCCCGCCCGATCAGGTCCTTCAGCTGCGCCTCCCGCCCGGCGCCGAGGAACTCGTTCCTGACCGCGGTGCCGTCGTCGGGGCGGAACACGATGGCGTGCACGTCGACGCCGAACTCGCGCGCCACGTCGCGCGCCTGGGACAGCAGCTCCGCGTGCTTCGCCTCGAACAGCgcctgctgcggcggctgcgTCGCGTTGGCCGCAGCGGCGCTCGGCGCCGGggcggggtcgccggcggcgtcgggttTCTTTGCGCCGGTTTCCATGGCTCTGGTGGCGATTGGATTGGATGGTGCGCTCTGGCTTGTCCACGTGATAAGATCACCTGGGCCTGTGCGCCCATATATGTAGCTAGGAGCTTCTCCGACTAGAGGCTCGGAGTCGGATTTAATTTGGTTTCCGACAGTGATTAGCAGTTAATATTCCTTATTAGGAAAAGAGTCGCGTGGAAATATGCTGACGTGTAGTAATATTCCTGTGATTAACTGATCATGCTCGTATTTGAAATTGATTTGTTTTCGTTGATAGGCGCGCGCATCCATATCTGTCTGAATCGGACAAGGAAGAGCTCTGCCTGGTGATGGACGGCCAGAAGCTGTCCCTCGAGCGGTGCACAACAAGCGTCTTCCGTTCCGTGCCATCGTGCAGGTTCTCTTCTTTGAGCAGCTCCAGCTGCGGAGCTCCATTGCGGATATCTCCGAGCCCTTCGATGGCGGCGTCTCGGGGCAGCCCACCGGCCTGCCAGTCTCCGGCGAGCACCACCGCGGCGCTTTCGGCTGGCAAGAGCAGGTTCACGTTCGCGCTCGCCGCAAGTCTGCAGCACCAAGCACTAAGGACAAGGAGGCTGCTCCCGAGACGtcaacgacggcggcggcgagcgaggaGCCGAGGACAAGCTGGGCGTGGTCATGGGTGCCGCTGGCAGTGACCGGCTAGATCGCAGAAGCTCAGAAAGTACGAGATGAACCTGTCTGCCTGTTTGATATATTCGACATACGCTACAGAGCCAAAATGAACTCGACGACTGATCATATGTTTTTTGACATTTGCTCTCAGTGAAAATGCAGAGCCAGCATCTTTTGGACTATCTTGACAGTCATTGCATTTCGAAATCCAGTGTTTGCAGCATTTTTCACATCCATATGCCCCATTGGAGGAACGTTCCATTCTGTCAGATAttcaaatttagaaaaattttaCTAGCAGCATCCTACGAAACTCCTGTGAACTTTAGCAAACTCTTAGCTGCAAGAGCTCCCCAAAACGTAGAaggagctatttttttttgttggaatAAACTTTCCATTAAGAGCTGTACCTTGCGAGGCAAGAGCATGCCCAGCTCTGTTACAAGTCCGGGGATAGTGCACGACGCTggcaaaaaaaagagaaacacgGCCTCTCTAAACAACACAACTCTCAGCTTTGCAATGCCATCTTCAGTTTAATTGGATCTGTTCTAACTTATAATCACAATCCTCCCCACGCCTGAATTTGTAGAAAGCTTTAATGACGGAATGCACGCCATAGAGCTTCAGCTTGCAGAGCATGTTTGTCACTGAGCACTTGAGCAGCCTGCACTTCAGCAACCTCTCACACCACATCGGCTTGCCTCGAAAAGAAGACCGGCCCAGCTGCAGGCTCAGCATAGTATGCACAACCGTCGCAGCCCAATATCAGGCAAGCCCATCTCGCCTGCCACGAAAGGAAACCCTAGCGCCCCCGCGAATCCTACCTATAAAACGCACGGCCGCCAACTTCATCCCCCAGGTTaaagcgacgccgccgccacaagCCGTCCGCCTTGCCCCCTCGAAGgcttggtcctcctcctccgtgtaTCTCCACCCCACAGATCCGCCGACGCCTCTAGCTAGGGTTAGGTTTCCTCTGCAGCGATGGCGATCAAGCGGACCaaggcggagaagaagcaggCGTACGACCGCAAGCTGTGCAGCCTGCTGGATGAGTACACCAAGGTGCTCATCGCCCTCGCCGACAACGTCGGCTCCAAGCAGCTCCAGGACATCCGCCGCGGGCTGAGGGGCGACTCAGTGGTGCTCATGGGGAAGAACACGCTCATCAGGCGCTGCATCAAGGCTTACGCTGACAAGACGGGGAACCACACCTTCGACCCGCTCATGGACCTCCTCGTCGGCAACGTTggcctcatcttcaccaagggtGACCTCAAGGAGGTCCGCGAGGAGGTCGCCAAGTACAAGGTGAATTTCTGTTTCCTCGCATTTACCTTTTTGCTCACGTCAGCAAGTGTTTTTGGACTAAATTGTGAATTCTAGATGACTAAGTTTGGTAACTTGCGAGTGCAATCTGAGTGTCATGAATATGAATTGTATAGTTCACAAACTGAATTAATGGCTCTGAATGCAGTTTCTGTCCCATGTGTGCAATGCATATAGTAGATTTGAAATCACAATTGAGATGTCAGTTATAACATTGGAAGTTGCTTAGGTCACCTGATTGTTTTTTGGTGTGTTGCACCTATTTTATATTGATTACATAACACCATGTGTTGTTACCGTTTTCTGTTCAGTTATGACGCATGACTGCAAGTAGCAGTTTGATTGTAGGAAGCATGGCTGCTGATTACAATGTGACTGTCCTGAACATTGAATTTTAGTTTCAGATTCAATTTTTTGtgaaattttgggaattttagTTTCAGGATATTATTTCAAGTTTTGGTAATAATATGAATTCTTTGAGATTTTGGTTGTTAGTTGCTTTGGATTACCTACTGGGGCTAAGTGTAAAATTTTAACTGTGTAAAATCTGATTGGCTCAGTGGCTGATGTTGTCTTTGGTGGAACCCATCACCAAATGGATACAAATCATATTGATCACTGTTGTTACAATTAAAATCTCAAGTGGAGTCATGTCAATGAAGATTGGTGTCTTGTTACATAGTTTTGTGATGTTTGTAATTCTGTGTTAGTATCAAGTCTTTTTGTTGATGTTTTTGCATGGTCGTACTTCTGTCAGTATTTTTATTGCAGCAGATGCACTATAGATTTGTTGAGCTGAAGTTTATTTAGAGCACATGTTATCTATATACTAATGTCAAATCTGTTTTTTCCCCAAAACAGGTTGGTGCTCCTGCTCGTGTTGGGCTGGTTGCTCCCGTTGATGTTGTTGTCCCCCCTGGCAACACTGGTCTGGATCCCTCCCAGACCTCTTTCTTCCAGGTGAGTTATAATTGGCAGTACATCTCTTATAACAGTTATCAGCACAGCATCATACTCACACCTATCGCTTGTTTCAGGTGCTCAACATCCCCACCAAGATTAACAAGGGTACTGTGGAAATTATCACCCCTGTGGAGCTGATCAAGAAGGGTGACAAAGTGGGCTCATCCGAGTCTGCCCTTCTTGCCAAGCTGGGTATCCGCCCTTTCTCATATGGTCTTCAGGTCATCAATGTCTATGAGGATGGGTCAGTCTTCAGCCCTGAGGTGCTTGACCTGACTGAGGAGGACCTCATTGAGAAGTTTGCCACTGGTGTCTCCATGGTTGCCTCTCTGTCCCTGGCGCTCTCGTACCCAACCCTTGCTGCCGCGCCCCACATGTTCATCAATGGGTACAAGAATGTGCTTGCTGTTGCTGTGGAGACAGACTACTCGTACCCGCATGCTGACAAGATCAAGGAGTACCTCAAGGTAAATATGGCTACTGTCCGTAGTTTTCATTAACTTGTATCTGCTGTGGTTGCTAGTTTCCAATGAGTTGGAATTTGTTTTCTACGGATTTAATTAACATGCATGTCCTACTTTCCTTTGCACGTGGCCTTAAAGTTCGGTAGAAATGAGAGTATACAGTGATTAGTGTATGTTTGCAAGTTGGTGTTCGAGCTGAACCTAATTATGTGGTGATGTTGGTTTGCAGGACCCGAGCaagtttgctgctgctgccccggtCGCTTCTGCGGACGCTGGTGCTGCGGCTGCtcccaaggaagaagagaagaaggcgGAAGAGCCTGCTGAGGAGTCGGATGATGACATGGGCTTCAGCCTGTTCGACTAGAAGCGTCAAGCTGCTGCAAGTTTTGGCATTTGTTTATGAAACACAGCTTATCAAATTTTTTGTAGACAAAGAACTATGTTGTCCCAGTGTAATCGACTATTATCTCTATTAAGCACTTTGTGTCGCTATTGCTCTTTTTGCTGTAGCTTTGCTGCTGTGTGCAAAATTTTTCGTGGTCTGCTGTGCTGTAGTGTGCTTTTGATTCTGATTCCATTTGGGGCGATTTGAGTTGTTATTTGTCCTCTTCGCAAAGCTTGTAATTGTATGAGCATATGGTTAGGGCCATAGGGGTGGTTTCCTATGCAGTAGGCTATGATGCTAAATAGAAGCTCTACGGCGGGAGTTAAGCTCCAGTCAATTGACTCAACCTGCATCACCTAGACCAGCCATGATAACCGTGAAATGGATGCTTACATAACTATGTGTAATACAATGAGTGGTTCCTTGAACTTGATTCCTAATTTGACAACTTTGATTCCTAATTTAACACTCCCTCCTGTTCGTCGTTCAGTTAACTTGGGTGACGGTAATCCATGAATAATTCCACGTCATTCAAATCACCTCTAAAATTCATAAAGCTTTTTGTAGTGTTATAAAAGATAGAGATGAACTCATTTTACacaaaaacatatatatatatatatatatatcatttaaaatcttaaaactaaaattcatcaaatacGCTACTTTTAAAGATTATGTGAATTTTTAGAGCAtaaaatactttccaaaaattacGTACCCAATATTCTAATGGCACATTTAAACaatttataaaattattatatttcacaagtcacaaataaaatttttaagttgtttaaaaaatgatttttgttAAATAACTTAATATTTATCTATGTAACTTATTATGGATAACAATTTTTTAAATTACTTCATCATGTGTTAGGAATATTGGGTATTTTTACgtaatttttggaaagtattttatgctttaaattttctccattgaGAAGATAACCTTTTTAACCTCCTCTTCAGTGAATGGGCTTGTGAGGAAATCGTTTTCCTCCTGAGTTATTTTTTCAGATTGGTCCCAGCAGTCTGGATCCGATTTAAAAGTTGGGCTATCGGAGGGTCCAAACAGATCTTTATAATACTGGGTAGCATGGTTCAGAATGTTAGTATCCCCTCAATGTTCTCATTATTGTGTTGTAGACAGTAAAtggtatttttctcttttttttttccattagcCAATTTGTGGAAGTAATCTGTATTATTATCTCCTTGCAGGAGCCAGTTAGTGTTAGATCTTTTATGCCAGTAAAGCTCTTCTTTCTCATTCAGCCAGAGCAGTTCAGTCTGAATGAAAGTTTTCCTATCCAAAAAATTATTCGGAAGcattccatcttcctccaactTTTCCAAGGCAGGCAGTTCTCCTTGTAGAATGTTTTTATCTTTTAATCTGCCCTTTGATATTTAAACCCCAGCCTTTGAGGAACCTTTTGACTCTATTGATTATGATATACCATTCTTTGCTATCACTTCTTTTTCCCAAATTTGCTGGATTTTTGGCATAAAGTCAGCATGGTTAATCCAGGGAGTttcaaaacaatttttttttgtgttttgaTCTTTTCTATTTCTGTACACAACATCAGAGGGTTGTTGTCAAACATGTATCTTGGGATTTTTCTTAGATTGGTCAAGGGGAATTCAGATTCCCATTCACTGCTCATTAGAACTCTGTCGAGTTTCTCAAGCGTCGGATCTATTTGATTGTTGCTCCAGGTGTACAGCCCCCCATTAATGACAAGATCATTTAGTTCATATGAGTTTATGATCCAGTTGAACAAGTATGTAAACTTGTTTCCACTGAacggtttgttttttttctttactgAACCTCAAAATATTAAAGTCGCCACCTATGAGCATAGGGGCTTTCCTAGAAGCACAAATGCGGGATAGCTCAGTGAGGACCACCTATGACCATTAATGTTACAAGTCTTAATAAGGTTTAAGTGTCACAGAGCGGTTTACACGGGTTGAAAACTGCGATTTCAGTCATTTTCTGGTTCAGTAGCTACTGTTGGTTTCCTGTCTATGTTGCGATTCAGGGGAATGTAAGGTTTCGTCTCCCTGAGCCAGAGCTGCCTTTGAGGAGGCAGCACCACAGGCGCTGGAGCTCGTGCAGCCATCAGCCTTGGGCGCTTGGACTGACGGAAATGAGCAAGTTCATCAATTGGCCTTACCTCCCCTCGGGGACACTGCCAGCATCGCCTGTTTTCCCTGTTGGGCTGATCTGTATGAAGCTTAAAAGAGGAGCGTGATGGGAGCTATGGCGATAGAGCCCGTGCCTGCTCCAAGGGATGTTGCTCTGACATGCTTCGCTTCTGGTATGCGATAGTGCTAGAGTTTTCTGAGAGCGTAGTAATGCACAACTTGCTTGTGAGATTAGTTAACATTTGGCACTTTGTCAATCAGACAAGAGAAGGGATGGCTGACCAAGATTCTGAACGGTGGTGGGGGGCTGCCTTTCAGATGGCTTCATAAATGGAGCTTCCGCTTTATAAATGGACCATTCTCGCGCGATCCTGACCTCCGCCATCAAGGCAGGCTCCGGAATATCGCCCAAATCAGGCCGCGACTCTGGCGAATTCGGCCCGCACACATCCGATCGAACGGCCTACAGCTACCCAGGGGTTCGTGCCTCACCTCGCCAGAGCGCCCCCGCGTTCCCCTGGCTTCAGAGACCGAAAACGACCAAGTCAGAGACATCGACCGTGTCCGA harbors:
- the LOC117845428 gene encoding large ribosomal subunit protein uL10; protein product: MAIKRTKAEKKQAYDRKLCSLLDEYTKVLIALADNVGSKQLQDIRRGLRGDSVVLMGKNTLIRRCIKAYADKTGNHTFDPLMDLLVGNVGLIFTKGDLKEVREEVAKYKVGAPARVGLVAPVDVVVPPGNTGLDPSQTSFFQVLNIPTKINKGTVEIITPVELIKKGDKVGSSESALLAKLGIRPFSYGLQVINVYEDGSVFSPEVLDLTEEDLIEKFATGVSMVASLSLALSYPTLAAAPHMFINGYKNVLAVAVETDYSYPHADKIKEYLKDPSKFAAAAPVASADAGAAAAPKEEEKKAEEPAEESDDDMGFSLFD